One window of the Crassostrea angulata isolate pt1a10 unplaced genomic scaffold, ASM2561291v2 HiC_scaffold_66, whole genome shotgun sequence genome contains the following:
- the LOC128168887 gene encoding uncharacterized protein LOC128168887, with protein MTKIRKISEVMDSDNATQIGEIPVQKMSESVYVWMCREIYIGTPQQVASRRDIVDIRELLRNQDEYLERSMMSGSMREGFRLLGSDVDFMIWQTNIRVIWDFSQSEFYNIHRQVLILCDSSESPPGFTLLWLPLESAGQIVLSSCVRMNGGLYISSSKYRENVCASLSPGSTIHGPCSSGTSGSIEYDFAHCFASDFWPPSAVSWIDRCHSWPPPHVVNDIVRNGCHFVAIGHKLGNHEDNEWRISFSLAEYKLVYSMNHTQFLIYGVLKLFLKEIINNGLRDEDKLLCSYHMKTAVFWAIQQNTLPLWCPQNLLAGVWVCFKLLLKWVYEGISPNFFIPENNMFLSKIHGQAQTSLFRRLYGLYEMGIALLLHSPSIRSSIIDVLCNPRLAVCTDEHTLISEVEFDVGLFVEIFTIGSQHPSDLQHCMKILHTIEQLIGSPLSQYQVVSLQKHTATTLQRTAFILHNMYTNTGVNKQVYIADKLSRHMLKLAAKFGFVSDMLYIAMYYYKTLRYREALSVIEMTKVKLAQPYLMYVHQVDTERYTEAVGGQSWSTKIRQAVAGNIELVNEICYISELLPEQQSNRQNGLPALTIPPHVLLHMLEFLSSRHVDTMRAQAALDELQVLVHHDQGLYVDNDTRDISWEILGICQQITGNIQAALYSYQQSLRQRPFHKIQIATTERIQDLHFSTPHFY; from the exons ATGactaaaattagaaaaatttcTGAAGTTATGGATTCAGACAATGCAACACAAAT AGGAGAAATTCCTGTTCAGAAAATGTCTGAGTCAGTGTATGTGTGGATGTGTCGAGAGATATATATAGGGACTCCACAACAGGTGGCCTCCAGGAGAGATATAGTGGATATCAGGGAGCTGTTGAGGAATCAAGATGAATATCTGGAGAGATCAATGATGAGTGGAAGTATGAGAGAAGGATTTAGATTACTTGGTTCAGACGTAGACTTTATGATCTGGCAAACTAACATTCGAGTGATCTGGGATTTCTCTCAGTCTGagttttacaacatacacagACAGGTACTGATTCTCTGTGACAGTTCtgagagtccaccaggattTACGTTACTTTGGTTACCATTGGAGAGTGCTGGACAGATAGTGTTGTCATCGTGTGTGAGGATGAATGGAGGACTCTATATATCAAGTTCTAAATACAGGGAGAACGTGTGTGCATCATTGAGTCCTGGTTCTACAATACATGGACCATGTAGCAGTGGAACAAGTGGTTCAATAGAATACGATTTTGCTCATTGTTTTGCCAGTGATTTTTGGCCTCCCTCTGCTGTCTCATGGATAGACAGGTGTCACTCATGGCCTCCACCTCATGTTGTCAATGACATCGTCAGAAATGGATGTcactttgtagcaataggacacAAACTAGGAAACCATGAAGACAACGAATGGAGAATTTCTTTCTCTCTGGCAGAATACAAACTTGTGTACTCAATGAATCACACACAGTTCTTAATTTATGGtgtgttaaaattgttcttaaaggaaataattaACAATGGATTAAGAGATGAAGATAAACTACTGTGTTCCTATCACATGAAAACAGCTGTTTTTTGGGCcattcaacaaaacacactacctctctggtgtccacaaaaTCTCCTGGCCGGTGTCTGGGTCTGCTTCAAACTTCTCCTTAAATGGGTGTACGAAGGAATTAGTCCAAACTTTTTCATTCCAGAAAACAACATGTTTCTGAGCAAAATCCATGGCCAAGCACAAACAAGTTTATTCAGGAGACTGTATGGGTTGTATGAGATGGGTATAGCATTGCTGCTACACAGTCCCTCCATCAGGTCCTCTATCATTGATGTCCTCTGTAATCCCAGACTCGCGGTGTGTACTGATGAACACACTCTGATCTCTGAGGTTGAGTTTGATGTAGGGTTATTTGTCGAGATATTTACTATAGGTTCACAACATCCATCCGACCTACAGCACTGTATGAAGATCCTACACACAATAGAACAGTTGATAGGTTCTCCTCTGTCACAGTATCAAGTTGTAAGTTTACAGAAACATACAGCCACCACCCTTCAGCGTACTGCTtttatattacacaacatgtacacaaacacaggtGTTAACAAACAGGTGTATATTGCTGACAAATTGTCAAGGCATATGCTGAAATTAGCAGCCAAGTTTGGGTTTGTTTCTGACATGTTGTACAttgccatgtattattacaagacaCTCAGATACAGGGAAGCTTTATCTGTTATAGAGATGACAAAGGTCAAGTTAGCACAGCCATATCTGATGTATGTACATCAAGTAGACACAGAGAGGTATACTGAGGCTGTAGGGGGACAGTCCTGGTCTACAAAGATCAGACAGGCTGTAGCAGGGAATATCGAACTTGTCAATGAAATATGTTATATCAGTGAACTGCTACCAGAACAACAATCTAATAGACAAAACGGATTGCCTGCATTGACTATTCCTCCCCATGTACTGTTACACATGTTAGAGTTTTTAAGCTCTAGACATGTTGACACAATGAGAGCACAAGCAGCTCTAGATGAGCTACAGGTTCTAGTTCACCATGATCAGGGACTGTATGTAGATAATGATACCAGAGACATCTCCTGGGAGatcctggggatctgtcaacagatcacaGGGAACATCCAGGCTGCCCTGTACTCATACCAACAGTCACTCAGACAACGTCCATTCCATAAAATACAAATTGCTACCACAGAAAGAATCCAAGACTTACACTTTTCGACACcccatttttattaa